The sequence below is a genomic window from Salicibibacter cibarius.
GTTTAAACTCTTGGGTTATATAGATCGGATGATACATCCAAATGTAATTGTGAAATTTTTGAGACCAGGCGTTTCATATGTTTCATCTCTCATAAGAGGCCGGTTATTCATTGCCTATCTAATAACCACTGCACTAATGTCTATTCCATTGAATGAAAGTCTGGCATTTTTTACAGAATTCAGTGGATTTTTTATAATGCTTGGATTGTTTTTTTACGCCATATATTTTGTGAAAGAATTGATTGCTTATGTACTGCAGAACATTTATTCCTTAAAACTCGCAAAATCTTTTGGTGTCACCCAAGACGAATGTAAAATAATCTTCATATATCTTTGGTTATCATTTTTATTATTTTTAATCACACAAGTTATAAAATGGGGGATTATTGTCATTCTTATGTTCTTCATTTTAGTGTTGTATAATTAGTGTTTTATTCATAATCGATAGGAGGAGGATAATGAAACGTAAATTCGCGATCATTGAAGCGCCTTCTGTCTTGGGGCTTTATTCGAGTGGCGTTGAGAATCTTCCGGATGCACTATTGGCTGCTGGATTGGCTGATTGTCTAGGAGCAAGGAGAGTTGCTCGTGTTTTATCTCCACCTTACAATAATCGCCGCGATCCGGGAACATTGCTGCTGAACGGCGAAGGTATTGCTGATTATTCGTTCAATCTTGCCAATGTAGTCGGTGATGTTATTAACGCCGGTGAGTTTCCAGTCGTTATTGGAGGCGATTGTTCGATTCTTCTTGGTTGCCTTCTCGCGGTTAAACGCCGAGAGAGACATCACGGACTTCTATACCTCGATGGACATGCTGACTTTTATCAACCTTCAGCAGAACCAAATGGGGAAGTTGCATCAATGGTTCTGGCTTTAGCAACCGGACGTGGTCCAGCGATTCTTTCGAACTTGGAGAATAGAGGGGCGTTAGTTAAGGATGAAGACGTAGTGTTATTTGGGAACCGAGATGCTGAAGAAGTCGAACAAGAAGGAAGTCAGCGTGTGGAGGATACCTCGATAAACATCATGGACATTGAGAAGATAAGAACATCTCCTGTAGATGATTGTGCACGATTAGCTGTTGATCATCTTTCCCAAGTTGAGAATGGGTTTTGGGTGCACACGGATGCTGATGTTCTAAACGACGCTATGATGCCAGCTGTAGATTATCGAGTACCTGGTGGATTATCTTGGGATGAATTAGTGGTGACTTTAAATGAGATTGCCTCCTCTGATAAAGCCATTGGCATTAACATAACGATTTTCAACCCGAACTTAGATAAAGATGGAACGATTGCTGATGCTTTCACACACTCTCTTTGCAAGGGCTTGCTACCATGATCAACCTCTAAGTGGGGAATATAAGGGCAATTAGCGAATCGTACAACAATATATTTCTGAATATGATCGGGTGTTTAGCTTGAACAAAGCTTAGCATCCGTTTCTTTTTTAAGACAGATAAATCCTGTTAAAGAAAATACAAGCGTGCCTATCATTGAAAATGGCGCTTTTTACTTCTGTTCCGAATCCTTGGTAGTGAAACAGAGGGGATGTCAGTTTAGTCACTGTTTTCTCCTCGATTTTTTCAGGTTACATAATATTTCTTCCGTTTTAAGTAAGTACTGGCTAATGACTCTGATGAATGACTATAAAGGATACAAACATACCGTTTTATGTCTTTTCTCAATTTAACATCCAAAATTTCAAAAAAATTTTTTAATCCTGACACACTAGCTGTCAGGTTAGGTGGGTTATTCTTATATTAGTCGAAATGAAAGGAGTTGGATACAATGAATCATATGATTCAATAAAAAACGAATAGATACGGAAAAGTCTATTAACAAGGAGAGAGAGGATGAAACTTGATCGCTTGCTAGGAATTACGATGGAATTACTGACGAAAAAAAGAGTAACGGCAACGGAACTGGCTTCGCGATTTGAGGTCTCCATTCGAACAATCTATCGTGATATTGAGCTGATTAATCAATCTGGTATTCCAGTTGCCTCTTTCTCCGGAACAGATGGCGGCTTTGAGATAATGGACGGTTTCTTCTTATCAAAGCAGCACTTCTCTATTGATGACTTTTCTGTTATCTACAGCCTTTTAGAGGGGATGGAAGGTGCTGTTGGCGGAAAAACATTTACATCTTTAGTCAATAAACTTAGCAGCTTGCAACCTGCATTGTTGGATGAAGGGCTTCAGAAAAAAATTGTTTTTGATATGAGCACTTCAGAAGCAGAGAAAGAGGTTCTCCCTTCCTTATTAGCAGCAATCGATCAATCGAGAAGGATAGCATTTACCTATATCAATGCCTCTGGTCAAGTATCAGAAAGGAAAATGGAACCTTTGAACCTATTATGGGAAAAGGGAACTTGGTACCTGGATGGTTATTGTTTATTACGAAAAGATAACCGTTTGTTTCGTTGTTCAAGAATGACAAAACTTGAAGTGTTCGATGAAACGTTTAGTCCGAGATCAGAGTCTAAATCTCCGATTCATGCACCAGAACAAGGCACAAACGTTCATCTCCGATTTGATTTAACCGCACAGCCGAGAGTTTTTGAGCAATTTCCAGGAGAATACATCTTTCATGGGGACTTTGTTGATGTACAAACGATCTTTTATTCAAAGGAGTATGCCCTCTCTGTCATTTTAAGTTATGGCACTATGGTGGAAATCCTTTCCCCAGATGAATTGAAGCAAGATTTAATTGACAAATTGAAGGAGATTCGAAAGATCTATTTTTGAAGAACGTTTGATTTTCCTTATGTTAGATCGTAATTAAACAGGAATAAAATGGAGGTTATAAAATGACAGTATTAGTGACAGGTGCTACTGGAACAGTAGGAAGACATGTGGTAGAACAACTCGTGAATAAAGACGTACAAGTAAGAGCGGTATCGCGCCACCCAGAAAGAGCTAATTTGCCAGAAGGTGTCGAGGTTGTAGCGGGAGATCTTAAGTCTCCTGAGACGTTAATTCCAGCATTTCGAGGTGTTACCGCATTATACTTGATTACCTCGAGTGATCAAGCTGATGCGACGTTGGAAACCAACCCTCAAGTCGTTGAGTTGGCAGAAAAGGCTGGGGTTCAAAGCGTATCATTATTGACGGTCTACGGTGATGGCCCAGTGGAACAAGCCATTAAAAATAGTCGCCTTGAATGGGCATTTGTGCAACCTGTTGGATTTATGGCTAATGCCATTGATGACTGGCAGGAATCGATTCGAAAGGAAGGAGTCGTTCGTACGCTCGGAGGCGGAAAAAGAAGTGCCATTATCCATGAAGCTGACATTGCAGCAGTTTTTGTTGAAACACTTCTTGAGAACAGACACCATGGAAATGTTTATACACTAACCGGTCCTGAAGCTCTTTCCACGATCGAACAAGTGGAGATCATTAGTAAAGGCATTGGAAAAGAGATTAAATTTAAAGAATTAACAGAAGAAGAAGCACGCAGGGAATGGCAAGAGGTGGGTCTCGATGATGAAAGTATTGATTTTATGGTTCAAATGAGTGACAACCCGCCTGAAATTGGTTATACCGTTTTACCAACGGTCGAAGAAGTAACAGGACGTCCAGCAAAAACATTTGCTGCGTGGGTCTCTGAACATAAAAGTGCCTTTATGGAATAGATCCTGATTTCAAATAAATCCCCCGGGTTTTCGCTAGGATATTCTTAAAGAATCAAGTATAACAGTGGATAAGGAGTTATCTTAAATGCAATATGTCATAGAAGCAAGTAAACTTAAAAAATCGTATAAAGAGAACCAGGTCGTTAAAGGGATCAATTTGCAAGTAAAAAAGGGGGAGTTATTGGCTCTTCTCGGGCCAAACGGCGCGGGTAAAACCACGGTCATTCATATGCTATCAACGCTCTTAAAACCGGATGGAGGAACTGCTTTTATCCAAGGGTTAGATGTTGTGAAAGACGCTAAAAACGTTCGGAAAAAGATAAGCTTGACAGGTCAGTTTGCTGCACTCGATGAAGGATTATCGGGTTTACAAAATTTAACGTTGATTGCCAAACTGTATGGTTACTCTAATAAACAAGCCCGTTCAATAGCGAATGAATTAATACGTTCCTTTGATTTAATGGAAGCCAAAAATCGTATGGTAGCCAATTATTCTGGAGGAATGCGACGTCGCTTGGATATTGCAGCAAGTATTGTCACACAGCCAGAAATTATTTTTCTTGATGAGCCAACAACGGGATTAGATCCCCAGAGTCGCCTGCAAGTTTGGGAAATGGTCCGTGCACTTTTAAAATTAGGTACAACAGTTTTATTAACTACGCAATATTTAGAAGAAGCTGATCAGTTGGCTGATCGAATCGCCGTTATTGATAAAGGGACGATCATTGCAGAAGGGACACCAAACCACCTGAAAGCTTCGATTGGTGGGAAAACGCTATCTTTGCGATTAACCCAACCTTATGCACCCAAAAACATTCGTGAAATTTTAGTTGGCTCGTACCCGCATGCTTTCAATATTATCGAAGATGAAAATCCGCTTGTTTTCAAGATCCCTGTAACAAAAACAAAACTTGCAAATGACATCATTGACACGCTCTTGAACCACGCAATTCCCATTGAGGATTTTACATTGAGTGATCCAAGTCTGGATGAAGTGTTCCTAGCACTGACAGATACGAAACAAGAGGAGGTTACTCAATGAATTTAACGAAGAATTTAAGCGAGTCATTGTCTTACTGGAATTCACCACCCAAAAGTGCCAGTGCCTTTAAAGCGACACGAACCTTTATGTGGAGAACGGTAC
It includes:
- a CDS encoding ATP-binding cassette domain-containing protein, coding for MQYVIEASKLKKSYKENQVVKGINLQVKKGELLALLGPNGAGKTTVIHMLSTLLKPDGGTAFIQGLDVVKDAKNVRKKISLTGQFAALDEGLSGLQNLTLIAKLYGYSNKQARSIANELIRSFDLMEAKNRMVANYSGGMRRRLDIAASIVTQPEIIFLDEPTTGLDPQSRLQVWEMVRALLKLGTTVLLTTQYLEEADQLADRIAVIDKGTIIAEGTPNHLKASIGGKTLSLRLTQPYAPKNIREILVGSYPHAFNIIEDENPLVFKIPVTKTKLANDIIDTLLNHAIPIEDFTLSDPSLDEVFLALTDTKQEEVTQ
- a CDS encoding arginase family protein, with the protein product MKRKFAIIEAPSVLGLYSSGVENLPDALLAAGLADCLGARRVARVLSPPYNNRRDPGTLLLNGEGIADYSFNLANVVGDVINAGEFPVVIGGDCSILLGCLLAVKRRERHHGLLYLDGHADFYQPSAEPNGEVASMVLALATGRGPAILSNLENRGALVKDEDVVLFGNRDAEEVEQEGSQRVEDTSINIMDIEKIRTSPVDDCARLAVDHLSQVENGFWVHTDADVLNDAMMPAVDYRVPGGLSWDELVVTLNEIASSDKAIGINITIFNPNLDKDGTIADAFTHSLCKGLLP
- a CDS encoding NAD(P)H-binding protein codes for the protein MTVLVTGATGTVGRHVVEQLVNKDVQVRAVSRHPERANLPEGVEVVAGDLKSPETLIPAFRGVTALYLITSSDQADATLETNPQVVELAEKAGVQSVSLLTVYGDGPVEQAIKNSRLEWAFVQPVGFMANAIDDWQESIRKEGVVRTLGGGKRSAIIHEADIAAVFVETLLENRHHGNVYTLTGPEALSTIEQVEIISKGIGKEIKFKELTEEEARREWQEVGLDDESIDFMVQMSDNPPEIGYTVLPTVEEVTGRPAKTFAAWVSEHKSAFME
- a CDS encoding helix-turn-helix transcriptional regulator → MKLDRLLGITMELLTKKRVTATELASRFEVSIRTIYRDIELINQSGIPVASFSGTDGGFEIMDGFFLSKQHFSIDDFSVIYSLLEGMEGAVGGKTFTSLVNKLSSLQPALLDEGLQKKIVFDMSTSEAEKEVLPSLLAAIDQSRRIAFTYINASGQVSERKMEPLNLLWEKGTWYLDGYCLLRKDNRLFRCSRMTKLEVFDETFSPRSESKSPIHAPEQGTNVHLRFDLTAQPRVFEQFPGEYIFHGDFVDVQTIFYSKEYALSVILSYGTMVEILSPDELKQDLIDKLKEIRKIYF